From the Pirellulales bacterium genome, one window contains:
- a CDS encoding DUF1559 domain-containing protein: MLSTRWIANRRTKVRSALLKYEIPIRRIGFTLVELLVVIAIIGILIALLLPAVQAAREAARRSQCRNNLKQLGLASQNHCDAMKYFPTGGWGWHWVGDPDRGYGIQQPGGWAYSLLPFLEEKSLRDYGRGLSGTAKYNALAVMQSQTVSSFNCPTRRGPTVADQNIASPNNVYNAIPASGASTMSGSRTDYAGNGGTDNTGNCCGNPTGGPPAGSDTNAAYNVLVQYFKGDGTSMNPGMSNWSKANGIIYGGSMVSIRQISDGLSKTYLIGEKALKPECYPGSGGNCPADDQSMFQGYDWDTVRWAGSNSFSVPSSKIFVGGIDWRPLRDSEIDPTTVVTTTSPYLVNFGSAHANGCMFVMCDGSVQIIGYNIDPAVHWKLAARNDGNQVDVP, from the coding sequence ATGTTATCAACTCGCTGGATTGCAAATCGTCGCACGAAAGTGCGATCGGCATTGCTCAAATATGAAATTCCAATCCGCCGGATTGGCTTTACGCTGGTCGAGTTGCTGGTTGTCATTGCCATCATTGGTATTTTGATCGCACTCCTGTTGCCTGCCGTGCAAGCTGCCCGCGAAGCTGCTCGGCGCTCGCAATGCAGGAACAATCTAAAGCAATTGGGTTTGGCCTCGCAAAACCATTGTGACGCCATGAAATATTTCCCGACCGGCGGTTGGGGCTGGCACTGGGTCGGCGATCCCGACCGGGGTTATGGCATCCAGCAACCTGGTGGCTGGGCTTATTCGCTGCTGCCTTTCTTGGAAGAAAAGAGCCTCCGCGATTATGGGCGCGGATTAAGCGGCACCGCAAAGTACAACGCGCTGGCCGTAATGCAATCTCAAACGGTTTCATCGTTCAATTGTCCTACACGGCGCGGGCCAACTGTCGCCGACCAAAACATCGCTTCGCCCAATAACGTCTACAATGCGATTCCGGCCAGCGGCGCATCCACGATGTCGGGCTCCCGGACCGATTACGCTGGCAACGGCGGCACGGACAACACCGGCAACTGTTGCGGAAATCCAACCGGTGGCCCACCCGCCGGATCCGACACCAATGCCGCGTACAACGTCTTGGTGCAGTACTTTAAGGGAGACGGCACCAGCATGAATCCGGGAATGAGCAACTGGTCCAAAGCCAACGGCATAATCTATGGCGGCAGTATGGTTAGCATTCGGCAAATTTCGGACGGCTTGTCGAAAACGTATCTGATTGGAGAAAAGGCGCTGAAGCCGGAATGTTATCCCGGCTCTGGCGGCAATTGCCCCGCGGACGATCAAAGCATGTTTCAAGGCTACGACTGGGATACCGTCCGCTGGGCGGGCAGTAATTCGTTCTCCGTGCCGTCCAGCAAAATCTTTGTGGGTGGCATAGATTGGCGACCGCTGCGCGATTCGGAAATCGATCCCACGACGGTCGTCACAACAACAAGCCCTTACCTCGTGAATTTTGGCAGCGCGCATGCCAACGGTTGTATGTTTGTCATGTGCGACGGCTCGGTGCAAATCATCGGGTATAACATCGATCCTGCCGTCCATTGGAAACTGGCAGCGCGGAACGATGGCAATCAGGTCGATGTGCCCTAA
- a CDS encoding PEP-CTERM sorting domain-containing protein, which yields MLYSENFNSAAIGSQSASLGGFGQINNVDGTAYQAQGGGGGGGISVTAGVDANGVGGTNEFFANWDHSAASSFTFDQLTAYGVINAPGAGTLPSQISVDLDLFMNGSESANNPIGIDIMNNTNDFTFTPTLTNGQFTHVHFTLDQAPGVTNTNPFDPTQSSNFRVQNGAGGFGFDANNIVSFDNVVVQTVPEPTSLALLGLGGLSLAGMAIRRRG from the coding sequence GTGTTATACTCCGAAAACTTCAATTCAGCAGCTATCGGGTCACAAAGCGCCAGCCTAGGAGGCTTCGGACAAATAAATAACGTCGATGGAACAGCATACCAAGCTCAGGGTGGCGGTGGTGGAGGCGGAATCAGCGTGACAGCGGGCGTGGATGCAAATGGAGTTGGCGGCACGAATGAATTCTTTGCGAATTGGGATCATTCCGCCGCTTCCAGCTTTACATTTGATCAACTTACGGCGTACGGCGTAATTAACGCTCCTGGCGCCGGTACGCTGCCCAGCCAGATTTCAGTCGATCTTGATTTGTTTATGAATGGCTCAGAAAGCGCCAATAATCCTATCGGGATCGATATCATGAATAATACTAATGATTTCACATTCACACCCACGTTGACGAATGGACAGTTTACGCATGTCCATTTTACGCTCGATCAAGCTCCCGGCGTTACAAACACCAATCCTTTCGATCCGACACAAAGTTCAAACTTTCGGGTGCAAAATGGAGCCGGCGGTTTTGGTTTTGACGCCAACAACATTGTGAGCTTTGACAACGTGGTCGTTCAAACCGTTCCCGAACCAACGTCCTTGGCGCTGTTGGGTTTGGGCGGATTGAGTTTGGCGGGCATGGCGATTCGCCGTCGGGGATAA
- a CDS encoding FecR family protein, protein MNSQQTRLLDLLDCILDRSYSDSEQQEFVHLVEAYPQLKDDLIEQLRTHSLLQWQSDMNGVAISSAAVVPPMNLSAKSLSNRISQIIANRWVWIAAAIFLMISAMAAWHHIHQENLGRVAVAEVVDNNLVTWSDDSSALLDTVHVVPGKLEMNSGQLTLRFRSGATVWVSGPASMQIVSDMLVKLDRGQATAHVPEWAHGFSIETSNVHVIDLGTKFGVVARPGGTTDVVVFEGQVDLQPTATTALSQKRLNQGEGVRVDNQGSMNRIVEVHSDLRGENWSTQAPSWNEATFKSIRDNIPSDDSPSYYQITPHGLEDDCRAYVDCTHEWNGLTSDGLPDFLMHADYVRTCNDYRYMNNLVITVELARPSNVYVFFDRRVTAPSWLTDQFENTGVDIGLDEGPWWKGDTKHSVGVGGGQSIDRIFSVWRRRCETPETITLGTMGTMKGARAMYGIAAKPLD, encoded by the coding sequence ATGAATTCACAGCAGACCAGACTGCTGGACTTGCTCGATTGTATTCTCGATCGTTCTTATAGCGACTCCGAGCAGCAGGAGTTCGTGCATTTGGTTGAAGCGTATCCACAGCTAAAAGATGATTTGATTGAGCAGCTTCGGACACACAGTTTATTGCAGTGGCAGAGCGATATGAACGGGGTGGCGATTTCCTCCGCAGCAGTCGTACCTCCGATGAATTTGTCGGCCAAATCACTTTCCAATCGCATTTCGCAAATTATCGCAAATCGCTGGGTTTGGATTGCGGCTGCCATTTTTCTGATGATTTCCGCGATGGCAGCTTGGCATCACATTCATCAAGAAAATCTAGGACGAGTGGCAGTTGCGGAAGTCGTGGACAACAATCTAGTGACCTGGTCGGACGATAGTTCGGCTTTGTTAGATACAGTTCACGTCGTTCCCGGCAAGCTGGAAATGAATTCCGGGCAATTAACATTGCGATTCCGTTCCGGCGCCACCGTCTGGGTTAGTGGCCCTGCTTCGATGCAAATTGTTTCGGATATGCTTGTCAAACTCGATCGGGGGCAAGCCACGGCGCACGTTCCGGAATGGGCCCATGGATTCAGCATTGAAACTTCCAATGTCCACGTGATTGATCTTGGCACCAAGTTCGGCGTCGTTGCACGACCAGGTGGTACGACAGACGTTGTCGTTTTTGAAGGCCAAGTTGATTTACAACCGACGGCAACGACAGCGCTTTCGCAAAAGCGATTGAACCAGGGCGAAGGAGTGCGTGTTGACAATCAGGGGTCGATGAACCGCATTGTAGAAGTCCACAGCGATTTGCGCGGAGAAAATTGGTCAACTCAGGCTCCGTCCTGGAACGAAGCCACCTTCAAATCGATCCGTGACAACATCCCTTCTGACGACTCGCCAAGTTATTACCAGATTACTCCTCATGGTTTAGAAGACGATTGTCGGGCATATGTAGATTGCACGCACGAATGGAATGGGCTAACGTCCGATGGCTTACCCGATTTTTTAATGCACGCCGATTATGTTCGCACCTGCAACGATTATCGTTACATGAACAATCTGGTGATTACTGTCGAATTGGCGCGTCCTTCTAACGTGTATGTGTTTTTTGATCGGCGCGTTACTGCACCCAGTTGGCTGACCGATCAATTTGAAAATACCGGAGTCGATATCGGCCTGGACGAAGGCCCGTGGTGGAAGGGGGATACCAAGCATTCGGTCGGCGTCGGCGGCGGGCAAAGCATCGATCGCATCTTCTCCGTGTGGCGACGGCGTTGTGAAACTCCAGAAACCATTACGTTGGGTACGATGGGAACCATGAAGGGGGCCCGAGCGATGTACGGAATTGCCGCCAAGCCATTGGATTAA
- a CDS encoding sigma-70 family RNA polymerase sigma factor, which produces MIENERQEAGANADCSVNHNRATRFIELLTAHQRDLFVYINTLLVGDSSAIDVLQDTNLDLWARLQNFDESRPFLPWAYGFAFQRVLAFRKSRRRSRLVLNDDLVQLISDVCVQDTTPADARLTALRNCLEKLDPQQSQLICDRYIEKMSVKTIAARLGHTANQISARLYRIRQTLGRCIQASLVAEMRP; this is translated from the coding sequence ATGATTGAGAACGAGAGGCAAGAAGCCGGCGCCAACGCTGATTGCTCAGTAAACCACAATCGGGCAACACGGTTCATCGAGCTTCTTACAGCTCACCAACGTGACCTTTTTGTGTACATAAACACATTGCTAGTTGGTGACTCTTCTGCCATTGATGTGTTACAAGACACTAACCTTGATCTGTGGGCACGGTTGCAGAATTTCGACGAAAGCCGTCCATTTCTTCCTTGGGCATACGGATTTGCTTTCCAGCGAGTCCTCGCGTTTCGAAAAAGCAGACGCCGCTCAAGATTAGTGTTGAACGACGATCTGGTCCAATTGATTAGCGATGTCTGCGTGCAAGATACCACACCTGCTGACGCACGCTTAACCGCGCTGCGCAATTGCCTGGAGAAACTTGATCCGCAGCAGAGTCAACTAATTTGTGATCGATATATCGAAAAAATGTCCGTGAAGACCATCGCGGCTCGCTTGGGCCACACGGCCAATCAAATTTCAGCTCGACTGTATCGAATTCGCCAGACCCTGGGACGTTGCATTCAAGCTTCTCTAGTTGCGGAGATGAGGCCATGA
- a CDS encoding malectin: protein MLRTSIFGRSRWCLLLVAIVYSGGVPRCSAQSDKKSASDSPSKSGALPTIRMRAGSTKPYKDSHGNTWLPDEPTAEGGFAGGEIVDRADNLVIKNTKDQGLYKSEHWGMDSFSYKLPNGKYVVKLHFAETYDGISGRGDRVFTFNVQGKEFKDFDVWEKSGGPQTAYVETVPVEVTNGKLTITFTVNADNPEINGIEIIPADKAAELDKAEAAADKKPAPPTTGK from the coding sequence ATGTTGCGCACATCGATTTTCGGCCGGAGTCGTTGGTGTTTGCTGCTGGTTGCCATCGTGTATTCGGGCGGCGTTCCACGGTGCAGCGCGCAGTCGGATAAAAAATCCGCCAGCGATTCCCCCTCGAAGTCCGGCGCCTTGCCCACCATCCGCATGCGCGCCGGCTCCACCAAGCCGTACAAAGATTCCCACGGAAATACCTGGCTCCCCGACGAGCCCACGGCGGAAGGGGGCTTCGCAGGGGGCGAAATCGTCGATCGGGCCGACAACCTCGTCATTAAAAACACCAAAGACCAGGGCTTGTACAAAAGCGAGCACTGGGGCATGGATTCGTTTTCCTACAAGCTCCCCAACGGCAAATACGTGGTCAAGCTGCATTTCGCCGAAACGTACGACGGCATCAGCGGCCGCGGCGATCGTGTGTTTACGTTCAACGTGCAAGGCAAAGAGTTCAAGGATTTTGATGTCTGGGAAAAATCCGGCGGGCCGCAAACCGCTTACGTCGAAACAGTGCCCGTCGAGGTTACCAACGGCAAACTGACCATCACGTTCACCGTGAACGCCGATAATCCGGAAATCAACGGCATCGAAATCATTCCGGCCGACAAAGCCGCCGAGCTCGACAAGGCAGAGGCCGCGGCCGATAAAAAACCCGCTCCGCCCACGACCGGCAAATAA
- a CDS encoding carbohydrate-binding domain-containing protein — MRSIPTFIMAITVAFACNTLLVCAADPPASGDQSKKDEIKIPLKDFKFKPPASVSDPDSVFVFNEDEGRLCFYTNGPAEAKFKLPTDGDWDVIVSASGDIAVGVPQTTANGKKEVNIPPNFQLGFDGKNFGKEITLKSDDQKDYKIVVPLKAGEHVISVAFTNDTYDPDGKFDSNLYLHGVKLRPHQPDEPKKDDAKK; from the coding sequence ATGCGATCGATTCCAACATTCATCATGGCAATCACCGTGGCATTTGCCTGCAACACACTGCTGGTTTGCGCGGCCGATCCACCTGCCAGCGGCGATCAAAGCAAAAAAGATGAAATCAAAATCCCGCTGAAAGATTTCAAGTTCAAGCCGCCCGCTTCCGTTTCCGATCCCGATTCCGTGTTCGTCTTCAACGAAGATGAAGGGCGCCTGTGCTTTTACACCAACGGCCCAGCCGAGGCCAAATTCAAGCTGCCCACCGACGGCGATTGGGATGTCATCGTCTCCGCCTCCGGCGATATCGCCGTGGGCGTTCCGCAGACCACGGCCAACGGGAAAAAGGAAGTGAACATTCCCCCGAATTTCCAGCTGGGCTTCGACGGCAAAAACTTCGGCAAGGAAATCACGCTGAAATCGGACGACCAAAAAGATTACAAAATCGTCGTGCCGCTCAAGGCCGGCGAGCATGTCATTTCCGTTGCCTTCACCAACGACACGTATGATCCCGACGGCAAGTTCGACAGCAACCTTTATCTTCACGGCGTGAAGCTTCGCCCGCATCAACCCGACGAGCCGAAAAAAGACGACGCCAAAAAATAA
- a CDS encoding dockerin type I domain-containing protein, translated as MALQNRAIALGMIAIAFFVFDVSLAHGDVLESWNNTSDPTFDGWAVPPSYSTNNFNNFAATYSTTTGVTNGVAALAISSTPANDAGQTTEVQNGNTVSGPFGPDYGQMLEGPYTQSWTKILAHAAGLEFDVYTPPGSFGFFEQWDVDLSNADAGFGKSIYNYYYLATSIGNETTLQYFFTPPPAFQTVFGTDAYNAIVSSNAAYQAALATSTNPTQILIQTGGGYTAGNETMYVDNLRAFYALGDFNFDHHVDSSDITAMESMLTNMSAYESTNLLTNNDMLQIGDFNNDGVVNNVDLQGLLDYLIAGNGSVAGVPEPASLLLLELAVPALVVVARRRRAS; from the coding sequence ATGGCACTGCAAAATCGGGCAATTGCGCTGGGGATGATCGCTATTGCCTTTTTCGTCTTTGATGTCAGCTTGGCGCACGGCGATGTTTTGGAATCTTGGAATAACACTTCCGATCCAACCTTTGACGGTTGGGCGGTCCCGCCTTCCTATTCCACCAATAATTTCAATAACTTTGCTGCAACTTATAGCACTACCACTGGCGTAACAAATGGCGTTGCTGCACTAGCGATTAGCAGCACCCCAGCCAATGATGCGGGGCAAACCACCGAAGTCCAAAACGGCAATACTGTTTCTGGGCCATTTGGGCCCGATTATGGCCAGATGCTGGAAGGCCCTTACACGCAAAGTTGGACGAAGATTTTGGCGCACGCGGCCGGTCTCGAATTTGACGTTTATACTCCGCCAGGCTCCTTTGGATTTTTTGAGCAATGGGATGTTGACCTTAGCAATGCGGATGCTGGTTTTGGTAAATCAATCTATAACTATTACTACCTAGCAACCTCAATTGGGAATGAAACAACGCTGCAATATTTCTTCACTCCGCCCCCAGCTTTTCAAACTGTCTTTGGCACCGATGCATATAATGCAATTGTATCATCCAACGCCGCATACCAGGCAGCCTTGGCGACATCGACAAATCCCACGCAGATTCTTATTCAAACTGGCGGCGGATATACCGCAGGTAATGAAACAATGTACGTCGACAACCTGCGAGCTTTTTATGCACTGGGCGATTTTAATTTCGATCACCATGTCGATTCAAGCGATATCACGGCAATGGAAAGTATGCTGACCAATATGAGCGCTTATGAATCGACAAATTTATTGACAAACAACGATATGCTGCAAATTGGCGATTTTAACAATGATGGCGTTGTGAATAACGTCGATTTACAAGGGTTGCTCGATTATTTAATCGCCGGCAACGGAAGCGTGGCCGGGGTGCCTGAACCAGCCTCATTGCTGCTGTTGGAGTTGGCTGTGCCTGCTCTGGTGGTCGTGGCCCGGCGGCGTCGAGCTAGTTGA